The window GGCGGCTCCGTCGACCGCTTTCCGTTCGATCGCTTTCCGTTCGAACTCGGCGTGGCCTCCGGAGAACCGGCCGCGGACGGCGTCGTGCTGTGGACGCGCCTGCTCGCCCTGCCCGGCGACCCCGGCGCCGCCTTCCCCGTGCGGTGGGAGGTCGCGGCGGACGACGGCTTCCGGAGCGTCGTGCGGCGGGGCGAGGCGGCGGCGCTCGCGGAACTCGGCCACTCCGTCCACGTCGAGGTGGAGGGCCTCGAGCCCGGCCGCGACTACTGGTACCGCTTCCACGCCGCCGGGGCGACGAGCCCGACCGGCCGCACGCGCACCGCCCCGGCGCCCGGCGCCCTGCCGGACCGCTTCGATTTCGTCTTCGTCTCCTGCCAGCACTACGAGCGCGGCTGGTACACCGGCTTCCGCCACATGGCCGCCGAATCCCCCGCCCTCGTCATCCACCTCGGCGACTACATCTACGAGAGCGGCCCCGGCGACCGTGACGACCTCGTGCGACGCCACGACACGGAGGAACCGCGCACGCTCGACGGCTACCGCGCGCGCTACGCCCTATATAAAAGGGATCCCGACCTCCAGGCCGCCCACGCCGCCGCCCCCTGGGTCTTCACCCCCGACGACCACGAGGTGGACAACGACTGGGCGGGCGACCACCACACCGAGGAGATGACCCGGGAGGCGTTCCTCGCCCGCCGCGCCGCCGCCTTCCAGGCGATGTACGAGAACTTCCCCCTGCGACGGACGTCGCTCCCGGCCGGCCCCGATGCGCAACTCTACCGCCGGCTCGACTTCGGCTCGCTGATGCGGCTCCACGTCCTCGACACCCGGCAGTACCGCACCCTCCAGCC is drawn from Candidatus Palauibacter scopulicola and contains these coding sequences:
- a CDS encoding alkaline phosphatase D family protein, whose amino-acid sequence is MTTRRDFLAAWSRSAALCALAPLPFAQFGPAARAGGGGIRVRSAGGGSVDRFPFDRFPFELGVASGEPAADGVVLWTRLLALPGDPGAAFPVRWEVAADDGFRSVVRRGEAAALAELGHSVHVEVEGLEPGRDYWYRFHAAGATSPTGRTRTAPAPGALPDRFDFVFVSCQHYERGWYTGFRHMAAESPALVIHLGDYIYESGPGDRDDLVRRHDTEEPRTLDGYRARYALYKRDPDLQAAHAAAPWVFTPDDHEVDNDWAGDHHTEEMTREAFLARRAAAFQAMYENFPLRRTSLPAGPDAQLYRRLDFGSLMRLHVLDTRQYRTLQPCGGRRQPPCAEQRAEGATILGRPQADWLLDGLDSSSARYNVLANQVFMA